In one Umezawaea sp. Da 62-37 genomic region, the following are encoded:
- a CDS encoding aminoglycoside phosphotransferase family protein encodes MREVIALVTVDGEYAGALGPFVVDSRWWNHVEPVVEHLERVLGVPTSVLRLVKGVGEFTRGGTTTYQVEAHGKPDLSALVAEPVHVFPDDPLRMPWAKPGGPAELVAWAEEHVTRTGEVRQVKTWNLSCVFRVETDAGRVWVKALPPFFAAEPVALRLVSALDPTLVPEVIAAAPLRVLMADAPGGPCWEPTAEQIRSVVPRLVRVQAALAGDRRPGLPEVPIWSSEVEGSRERAEALLTTGLPMTLLHGDFHPGNWQSDGTGHQVIDWADAHWGHPALDAARLWTFLAPEKRPLLAEVWTAAWLEHVPDGDPATALELAIPLVHVFNAVRYREFLANIEDSEQVYHLGDPEYEIRKAQAALS; translated from the coding sequence ATGCGCGAGGTCATCGCCCTGGTCACGGTCGACGGGGAGTACGCGGGAGCCCTCGGGCCGTTCGTGGTGGACAGCCGGTGGTGGAACCACGTCGAGCCCGTGGTCGAGCACCTCGAAAGGGTGCTCGGTGTGCCGACGAGCGTGCTGCGGCTCGTCAAGGGGGTCGGGGAGTTCACCAGGGGCGGCACGACCACCTACCAGGTCGAGGCCCACGGGAAGCCGGACCTGAGCGCGCTGGTCGCCGAGCCCGTCCACGTGTTCCCGGACGATCCGCTGCGGATGCCGTGGGCCAAACCCGGTGGTCCCGCCGAGCTGGTCGCGTGGGCCGAGGAGCACGTCACCCGGACCGGCGAAGTGCGGCAGGTGAAGACCTGGAACCTGTCGTGCGTGTTCCGGGTGGAGACCGATGCCGGCCGGGTGTGGGTGAAGGCGCTGCCGCCGTTCTTCGCGGCCGAGCCGGTCGCGTTGCGGCTGGTGTCCGCGCTGGACCCGACGCTGGTGCCCGAGGTGATCGCCGCCGCGCCGCTGCGGGTGCTGATGGCGGACGCGCCGGGCGGGCCCTGCTGGGAGCCCACGGCGGAGCAGATCCGGTCGGTGGTGCCGCGGCTGGTCCGCGTTCAGGCCGCGCTCGCGGGTGACCGGCGTCCCGGTCTGCCGGAGGTGCCGATCTGGTCATCCGAGGTCGAGGGCTCCCGTGAACGGGCGGAGGCGCTGCTCACGACGGGGCTGCCGATGACGTTGCTGCACGGCGACTTCCACCCCGGCAACTGGCAGTCCGACGGTACCGGCCACCAAGTGATCGACTGGGCCGACGCGCACTGGGGGCACCCGGCGCTGGACGCGGCGCGGCTGTGGACGTTCCTCGCGCCCGAGAAGCGGCCGCTGCTGGCCGAGGTGTGGACGGCGGCCTGGCTGGAGCACGTGCCGGACGGCGATCCGGCCACGGCGCTGGAGCTGGCGATCCCGTTGGTGCACGTGTTCAACGCGGTCCGCTACCGCGAGTTCCTGGCGAACATCGAGGACAGCGAGCAGGTCTACCACCTCGGGGATCCCGAGTACGAGATCCGGAAGGCTCAGGCAGCGCTGTCCTGA
- a CDS encoding ABC transporter permease, with the protein MSTAFKSLSVAMVKGFLRDRMSLFFMFVFPLMFLVVFGLLFRDSGTDKIKLAVVGDGPVVAALEQTGAVEVQRFDDQQAALDKVKDGDLPAALILSGTDVRLRFAASDQVAAGTVNGLVSGVVDKVNLGATGQPPAFTLDRQPVEDASLKPIQYLTPGILSWGVSISAVFGSALTLVSWRKKQVLRRIRLAPVSAFTVLTSRVVVSVGVAVLQAALFVAVASTPPFGLRLSGSWYLALPLLVLGTLAFFAIGMLVGAFCKTEEAASGAANIIVLPMSFLSGTFFPIENAPGWLQAVSKALPLRHMNDGMLDVLVRGKGIGALVVPSAVLIGFTLVVGFTASRVFRWED; encoded by the coding sequence ATGAGCACCGCGTTCAAGAGCCTGTCGGTGGCGATGGTCAAGGGGTTCCTGCGGGACCGGATGTCGCTGTTCTTCATGTTCGTGTTCCCGCTGATGTTCCTGGTGGTCTTCGGGCTGCTGTTCCGGGACTCCGGCACGGACAAGATCAAGCTGGCCGTGGTCGGCGACGGGCCCGTGGTGGCCGCGCTGGAGCAGACCGGCGCGGTGGAGGTGCAGCGGTTCGACGACCAGCAGGCCGCGCTCGACAAGGTCAAGGACGGCGACCTGCCCGCCGCGCTGATCCTGAGCGGCACCGACGTCCGGCTGCGGTTCGCCGCCAGCGACCAGGTCGCGGCGGGCACCGTGAACGGGCTCGTGTCCGGTGTCGTGGACAAGGTCAACCTCGGGGCGACCGGTCAGCCGCCCGCGTTCACGCTGGACCGGCAGCCGGTCGAGGACGCCTCCCTCAAACCGATCCAGTACCTGACGCCCGGCATCCTCTCGTGGGGCGTGTCGATCTCCGCGGTGTTCGGGTCGGCGCTGACCCTGGTGTCGTGGCGCAAGAAGCAGGTGCTGCGCCGGATCCGGCTGGCGCCGGTGAGCGCGTTCACCGTGCTGACCTCCAGGGTCGTGGTCAGCGTCGGCGTGGCGGTGCTCCAAGCCGCGCTGTTCGTGGCCGTCGCGTCGACCCCGCCGTTCGGGCTCCGGCTGTCCGGCAGCTGGTACCTCGCGCTGCCGCTGCTCGTGCTGGGCACGCTGGCGTTCTTCGCGATCGGCATGCTGGTCGGCGCGTTCTGCAAGACGGAGGAGGCCGCGAGCGGCGCGGCCAACATCATCGTGCTGCCGATGTCGTTCCTGTCCGGCACGTTCTTCCCCATCGAGAACGCGCCCGGCTGGCTCCAGGCGGTGTCGAAGGCGCTGCCGTTGCGGCACATGAACGACGGGATGCTCGACGTCCTGGTGCGCGGCAAGGGGATCGGCGCGCTGGTCGTCCCGTCGGCCGTGCTGATCGGCTTCACGCTCGTGGTCGGCTTCACCGCCTCGCGCGTGTTCCGCTGGGAGGACTGA
- a CDS encoding DUF3817 domain-containing protein, with protein MLTSPVGRFRLLATAEAVSWAGLLIGMLFKYALVENEIGVKVFGPIHGAVFVVYILVTLLASSALKWERGTALLALLASIPPFGTVVFERWATRTGRLEARGTGLQDSAA; from the coding sequence ATGCTCACCAGCCCCGTCGGCCGCTTCCGCCTGCTCGCCACGGCCGAGGCGGTGTCCTGGGCCGGTCTGCTGATCGGCATGCTGTTCAAGTACGCGCTGGTGGAGAACGAGATCGGGGTGAAGGTCTTCGGCCCGATCCACGGTGCCGTCTTCGTCGTCTACATCCTCGTGACCCTGCTCGCGAGCTCCGCCCTGAAGTGGGAGCGCGGCACCGCGCTCCTCGCGCTGCTGGCGAGCATCCCGCCGTTCGGCACGGTCGTGTTCGAGCGCTGGGCGACCCGGACCGGCAGGCTGGAAGCCCGCGGGACGGGCCTTCAGGACAGCGCTGCCTGA
- a CDS encoding MarR family transcriptional regulator codes for MTPQPLPFDPIARAAELWEKRIGPSTSMAAVTSVMRVQQIIQSAVDAALKPHGLTFARYEALVLLTFSKVGSLPMRVMGERLQLHPTSVTNIVDRLEADGLVRRNPHPTDRRTTLVEITDAGRARREVATEAVIGVDFGLRGLTERQTEQLTDLLAKVRRAVGDFED; via the coding sequence ATGACGCCCCAGCCGCTGCCTTTCGACCCGATCGCACGAGCGGCCGAGCTGTGGGAGAAGCGGATCGGACCGTCGACGTCGATGGCGGCGGTCACGAGCGTCATGCGGGTACAGCAAATCATCCAGTCGGCCGTCGATGCCGCGTTGAAGCCGCACGGGTTGACGTTCGCGCGGTACGAGGCGCTGGTGCTGTTGACGTTCTCCAAGGTGGGCAGCCTGCCGATGCGGGTGATGGGTGAGCGGCTCCAGCTGCACCCGACCAGCGTGACCAACATCGTGGACCGGTTGGAGGCCGACGGGCTGGTGCGGCGGAATCCGCATCCGACCGATCGGCGCACGACGCTGGTGGAGATCACCGACGCGGGGCGCGCTCGGCGTGAGGTGGCTACCGAGGCCGTGATCGGCGTGGACTTCGGGTTGCGGGGGCTGACCGAGCGGCAGACCGAGCAGCTGACGGACCTGTTGGCGAAGGTCCGGCGGGCGGTCGGGGACTTCGAGGATTAA
- a CDS encoding MTH1187 family thiamine-binding protein, with the protein MLIAFSVSPLGGESDSVAKAVAEAVRVVRESGLPNETNAMFTLIEGDWDEVMAVVKQATEAVQATAPRVSLVLKADIRPGFTGQLTAKVDRVEAHLKDL; encoded by the coding sequence GTGCTCATCGCGTTCAGCGTCAGTCCACTCGGAGGCGAGTCCGACAGCGTCGCCAAGGCCGTCGCCGAAGCCGTCCGCGTAGTCCGCGAATCCGGCCTGCCCAACGAGACCAACGCCATGTTCACCCTCATCGAGGGCGACTGGGACGAGGTCATGGCCGTCGTGAAACAAGCAACCGAAGCCGTACAAGCCACCGCCCCCCGCGTCAGCCTCGTCCTCAAGGCCGACATCCGCCCCGGCTTCACCGGCCAACTCACCGCCAAGGTCGACCGCGTGGAAGCCCACCTCAAGGACCTTTAG